Proteins co-encoded in one Ruegeria sp. YS9 genomic window:
- a CDS encoding DUF3305 domain-containing protein: MAKAASQSEMPVGVIVRKTPGVTRWARWNWRAVALLPGAGPADWQELRREGDAVEYHAATLPLTLWADETEAYMVNLSDGQPSLYLVLRDELKGETPLNAVLITASPFEGQDYADTGEEIVEKIPMTEGLIAWVRDFALKHHQHEVFVKRRRDKKRTDLVEDGKGDARIRQTSDVYRAPRKALQ; the protein is encoded by the coding sequence GTGGCCAAGGCCGCAAGCCAAAGTGAAATGCCGGTTGGCGTCATCGTGCGCAAGACACCCGGGGTCACACGTTGGGCCCGGTGGAACTGGCGTGCCGTGGCCCTTTTACCCGGCGCGGGGCCGGCCGACTGGCAGGAGTTGCGCCGTGAAGGCGATGCGGTCGAGTATCACGCGGCCACCCTGCCCCTGACGCTCTGGGCAGATGAAACCGAAGCCTACATGGTCAACCTGTCGGATGGTCAGCCTTCGCTGTACCTTGTGCTGCGGGACGAACTGAAGGGCGAAACACCCCTGAATGCAGTGCTGATCACCGCCTCTCCGTTCGAGGGGCAGGACTATGCGGATACTGGCGAAGAAATTGTCGAGAAGATCCCGATGACCGAAGGGTTGATTGCCTGGGTTCGCGATTTCGCTCTGAAACATCATCAGCACGAAGTGTTCGTCAAGCGCCGCCGCGACAAGAAGCGGACAGATCTGGTTGAAGACGGCAAGGGTGACGCGCGCATCCGGCAGACGTCGGACGTGTACCGCGCCCCGAGAAAGGCGCTGCAATGA
- a CDS encoding 4Fe-4S binding protein — protein sequence MATKLLLCDCAGTQVLDPDVIESACSIRCSRVHTALCTSELETAAKLMQEGETVIACLQEQEVFRSLAEDLNIDAPGIVDLRDRAGWSDQGADATPKMAALAAEAVLAQPVTPSVDVFSEGTCFIIGPGAVAFDLAERLADSLAVTVMTTDLSEPLSRDYDVVRGRLRSVSGALGGFSLRLDALQQVVPGGRGAFAWTDPKDGAHSACDIVIDLAGETPFVQAPAKREGYLRADPRDAVAVERLAFEAAQLVGTFEKPLYVRVEETLCAHSRAGQVGCSNCLDICPTGAISPAGEYVAVDPMVCAGCGACAALCPSTAITYEDPPVSALLSRMHILARTYRRAGGTAPRLLVHDAHGAEMIRLAARFGRGLPSDVIPLELNVISGFGHAEMLAALAHGFARVDVLLAPSTEREALNRELELAHAIAGPEGTGLIDEADPDAMSDLLYGQAVPRPLSDPVLPMGNRRQIARLAAQALNPQADAPLPLPENAPYGAVAVNTDSCTLCLSCVSLCPSGALIDNPDKPQLNFQQDACLQCGMCKTICPEDAITLVPQLDLSDAALSQQVLNEEEPFACVECGALFGVKSTVERIMEKLSGTHPMFATSDQARMIQMCDDCRVNVQFQHQDNPFQSKPRPRVVTTEDYYSDRKDH from the coding sequence ATGGCCACGAAACTTCTGCTATGTGATTGCGCCGGTACTCAGGTGCTGGACCCGGACGTGATTGAGAGCGCTTGCAGTATCAGGTGTTCCAGAGTGCATACCGCGCTTTGTACATCCGAACTGGAAACAGCCGCCAAGCTGATGCAGGAAGGCGAAACAGTCATTGCCTGCCTGCAAGAGCAGGAAGTTTTTCGGTCACTGGCCGAAGATCTGAATATCGACGCGCCCGGGATTGTCGATCTGCGCGATCGGGCCGGGTGGTCCGACCAAGGTGCGGATGCGACCCCCAAGATGGCCGCATTGGCGGCCGAGGCCGTTCTGGCGCAACCGGTAACACCCAGTGTGGATGTCTTCAGTGAAGGCACTTGTTTCATCATCGGGCCCGGTGCGGTGGCCTTTGATCTGGCTGAGCGTCTGGCGGATTCGTTGGCAGTGACCGTTATGACGACTGATCTGTCGGAACCTCTGTCGCGGGACTATGACGTGGTGCGGGGGCGGTTGCGTTCGGTTTCCGGTGCGCTCGGTGGGTTTTCGCTGCGTCTGGACGCGCTTCAGCAGGTCGTGCCCGGTGGGCGCGGCGCGTTTGCATGGACCGATCCAAAGGACGGCGCGCATTCCGCATGCGACATTGTCATTGACCTGGCAGGAGAAACGCCTTTCGTACAGGCCCCGGCCAAGCGCGAAGGCTATCTGCGGGCTGATCCCAGGGATGCGGTTGCGGTGGAAAGGCTGGCTTTTGAAGCCGCGCAATTGGTGGGAACATTCGAAAAGCCACTTTATGTGCGGGTGGAAGAAACCCTGTGTGCCCATTCCCGGGCCGGGCAGGTGGGCTGTTCCAACTGTCTGGATATCTGCCCAACCGGAGCGATTTCCCCGGCGGGCGAGTATGTTGCCGTCGATCCGATGGTATGTGCAGGCTGTGGTGCATGCGCCGCGCTGTGCCCTTCGACGGCCATAACCTATGAAGACCCACCTGTTTCGGCGCTGTTGTCGCGGATGCATATTCTGGCTCGCACCTATCGACGGGCCGGCGGCACCGCGCCTCGGCTGCTTGTCCATGACGCCCACGGGGCCGAGATGATTAGGTTGGCCGCGCGTTTCGGGCGTGGATTGCCTTCGGACGTCATCCCTTTGGAACTGAACGTGATATCCGGCTTTGGCCATGCCGAGATGCTGGCGGCTCTGGCGCATGGGTTTGCACGGGTGGATGTTCTTTTGGCACCGTCGACCGAACGCGAAGCGCTGAACCGGGAACTTGAATTGGCACATGCCATTGCAGGCCCAGAGGGCACCGGCCTGATTGATGAGGCTGACCCCGATGCGATGTCCGATCTGCTGTACGGGCAAGCGGTGCCCCGGCCTTTGTCCGATCCGGTTCTGCCTATGGGCAATCGCCGGCAAATTGCACGGCTGGCAGCGCAGGCGCTGAACCCGCAGGCCGACGCGCCTTTGCCATTGCCCGAGAATGCGCCTTACGGGGCGGTTGCAGTGAATACCGACAGCTGCACCCTGTGCCTCAGCTGCGTGTCGCTATGCCCATCCGGTGCCTTGATCGACAACCCGGACAAGCCGCAACTGAACTTCCAGCAAGACGCCTGTCTGCAATGCGGGATGTGCAAGACCATTTGCCCCGAGGATGCGATCACGCTTGTTCCACAACTTGATCTCAGCGACGCGGCCCTGTCACAGCAGGTTCTGAACGAAGAAGAACCTTTTGCCTGCGTGGAATGCGGGGCGCTGTTCGGCGTGAAGTCCACGGTCGAGCGGATCATGGAGAAGCTGTCGGGCACGCACCCGATGTTCGCGACTTCGGATCAGGCGCGGATGATCCAGATGTGTGACGATTGCCGGGTGAACGTGCAGTTCCAACACCAAGACAATCCGTTCCAGTCAAAACCCAGGCCTCGGGTCGTCACGACCGAGGATTACTATTCGGACAGAAAGGATCACTGA
- a CDS encoding cytochrome c: MRFVLLCLSLTLSATPSWPQEAIGLAAPAEVKDSGLLQHILPRFSLKTGIRVIADDAGVMVLETAPPGDPVFARGEVIYHLRIEDSDRQARFLEWLKSDIGKRTVESFAPADGEPYSANFDIAVVESGDIVEGDTQLGEELSMTHCGRCHVIGPRNRMNGLGSTPSFAVLRAMPDWSRRFEAFFALNPHPAFTQIDGLTPPFDPERPSPIHPVEMTLDDLDAILAFVSRIDAADLGAPLKLQ, from the coding sequence ATGCGCTTTGTCCTCTTGTGCCTGAGCCTGACGCTCTCTGCCACCCCCTCTTGGCCACAAGAGGCGATTGGCCTTGCGGCCCCGGCCGAGGTTAAAGACTCTGGCCTGTTGCAACATATCCTTCCTCGCTTCTCTCTCAAGACCGGGATCCGTGTTATTGCAGACGACGCCGGGGTTATGGTGCTGGAAACCGCTCCGCCCGGTGATCCGGTCTTTGCCCGCGGCGAGGTGATCTATCACCTGCGTATCGAAGACAGTGACCGCCAGGCCCGTTTTCTGGAATGGCTGAAGTCGGACATCGGCAAGCGCACGGTGGAAAGCTTTGCTCCGGCAGACGGAGAACCCTACTCTGCCAATTTTGATATTGCCGTGGTTGAATCCGGTGACATCGTCGAAGGCGACACCCAACTCGGCGAAGAATTGTCGATGACCCATTGCGGGCGCTGTCATGTCATCGGGCCAAGGAACCGTATGAATGGCCTGGGGTCGACGCCCTCTTTCGCCGTTCTGCGCGCAATGCCTGACTGGTCGCGGCGGTTCGAGGCGTTTTTCGCCCTGAACCCCCACCCTGCATTCACGCAGATCGACGGGCTGACGCCCCCTTTTGATCCCGAACGCCCTTCCCCAATTCACCCGGTTGAGATGACATTGGATGATCTTGACGCGATCCTTGCGTTCGTATCGCGCATCGACGCCGCAGATTTGGGCGCCCCCCTTAAGCTTCAGTGA
- a CDS encoding Mrp/NBP35 family ATP-binding protein — MSVRDAVLANLKKITDPVSGQDIVSAGIVRALNVDGDTVRFVLEIDPKHAEKMEPVRATAEKAAQMVEGVANVSALMTAHSDKAPPELKPKPKPSQTGPQAVPGVDRIIAVASGKGGVGKSTVSANLACALAAEGWRVGLLDADVYGPSQPRMLGVSGRPASPDGKTILPLRNHGVTMMSMGLMTNEGQAVVWRGPMLMGALQQMMSQVQWGALDVLIVDLPPGTGDVQLTLSQKFQVDGAIVVSTPQDVALIDARKGIDMFNQLKTPIIGMIENMSTHICSNCGHEEHVFGHGGVKSEAEALGVPLLGEIPLHLDIRVAADGGAPIVVSKPDSPQAEAFRKIARDMIAKGNA, encoded by the coding sequence ATGAGTGTTCGTGACGCGGTTCTGGCGAACCTGAAAAAGATCACCGACCCGGTATCCGGGCAGGACATCGTAAGCGCGGGCATCGTGCGCGCCCTGAATGTAGATGGCGACACGGTACGCTTCGTGCTTGAGATCGACCCGAAGCACGCGGAAAAGATGGAACCCGTCCGCGCCACGGCTGAAAAGGCCGCTCAGATGGTGGAGGGCGTTGCAAATGTTTCGGCCTTGATGACCGCGCATTCCGACAAGGCTCCGCCGGAACTGAAACCGAAACCCAAGCCATCGCAAACCGGGCCGCAGGCGGTGCCGGGTGTGGATCGGATCATTGCCGTTGCGTCCGGCAAGGGTGGGGTAGGCAAATCAACCGTTTCGGCCAACCTTGCCTGCGCATTGGCCGCAGAAGGTTGGCGTGTGGGTCTGCTGGACGCCGATGTCTACGGGCCGTCGCAGCCCCGGATGCTGGGTGTCTCGGGCCGCCCGGCCAGCCCTGACGGCAAGACGATCCTGCCGCTGCGCAACCACGGCGTCACCATGATGTCGATGGGCTTGATGACCAATGAAGGTCAGGCGGTTGTCTGGCGCGGGCCGATGCTGATGGGTGCGCTGCAACAAATGATGAGCCAGGTGCAATGGGGCGCGTTGGATGTTCTGATCGTCGATCTGCCACCCGGTACAGGCGACGTGCAACTGACGCTGAGCCAGAAGTTCCAGGTGGACGGAGCCATTGTCGTCTCGACGCCGCAAGACGTGGCCCTGATCGATGCCCGCAAGGGGATCGACATGTTCAATCAGCTCAAGACACCCATCATCGGGATGATCGAAAACATGTCCACGCATATCTGTTCGAACTGCGGGCATGAAGAACACGTTTTCGGTCATGGAGGTGTCAAGTCCGAGGCAGAGGCGCTGGGCGTGCCGCTGCTGGGCGAAATCCCCTTGCATCTGGACATCCGGGTCGCCGCTGACGGAGGCGCGCCCATCGTGGTCAGCAAACCTGACAGCCCGCAGGCCGAGGCATTCCGCAAGATCGCCCGCGACATGATTGCCAAAGGCAACGCATGA
- a CDS encoding biotin/lipoate--protein ligase family protein → MSQPVFPPLLTGHPVQGGEDPFERALAMAALGCDAGTVVYNIQADFLRVAIVFAPEVPLQDAVVMLPLCAVGFQNALGALAPPELAVHLGWDGLICVNGARCGRFRTAASASMPQEEPDWLVVGWELTLLQTSDAPGETPDITALYDEGCAEVSATQLVESWSRHMLTWLNRWQEDGNASLHAEWMGLLRGVGEPLIDGGVFLGTDERFGMLIRDGVDTHLRPLTDLLENRE, encoded by the coding sequence ATGAGCCAGCCGGTTTTCCCACCCTTGCTGACGGGCCACCCGGTTCAGGGTGGGGAAGACCCGTTCGAGCGCGCGCTGGCAATGGCTGCGCTGGGCTGTGATGCGGGGACGGTGGTTTACAATATTCAGGCGGATTTCCTGCGGGTGGCAATTGTTTTTGCCCCCGAGGTGCCGTTGCAGGATGCGGTGGTGATGTTGCCACTCTGCGCTGTGGGATTCCAGAACGCGCTGGGCGCCTTGGCCCCACCAGAACTTGCGGTGCATCTGGGTTGGGATGGTCTGATTTGCGTGAACGGGGCGCGTTGCGGCCGGTTCCGGACGGCGGCGTCGGCATCAATGCCTCAGGAAGAGCCGGACTGGCTGGTCGTCGGTTGGGAACTGACGCTGTTGCAAACCAGTGATGCGCCGGGTGAAACCCCAGATATCACCGCGCTGTACGATGAAGGCTGTGCCGAGGTTTCTGCAACGCAGCTGGTGGAAAGTTGGTCACGGCATATGTTGACCTGGCTCAACCGTTGGCAGGAGGATGGCAACGCATCCTTGCACGCCGAATGGATGGGCCTGCTGCGCGGCGTGGGCGAACCGCTGATCGATGGTGGCGTATTCCTTGGAACGGATGAACGTTTCGGGATGCTGATCCGCGACGGGGTCGATACGCATCTGCGCCCCCTGACCGACTTGTTGGAGAACCGAGAATGA
- a CDS encoding DUF6505 family protein: MKLARAIHFDESDMNVFHSPARTGEWCVSGGFEFSNWGQGDLEGKARQAFANGWLGLETFGRVTFVAVTQIEAAEKKQITRDLAEHFVQFYGAPSVEAALGVALAEIDHMSELCEDHTANTLLTVARELTDTGVHEAFRVITPQDAELEALAVHGSLDD; the protein is encoded by the coding sequence ATGAAACTGGCCCGAGCGATCCATTTCGACGAAAGCGACATGAACGTGTTTCATTCCCCGGCGCGCACCGGTGAGTGGTGCGTTTCGGGCGGGTTCGAGTTTTCGAACTGGGGTCAGGGTGATCTTGAAGGCAAGGCGCGACAGGCCTTTGCGAACGGTTGGCTGGGATTGGAAACCTTTGGCCGGGTAACTTTTGTGGCCGTGACGCAGATCGAAGCCGCAGAGAAAAAACAGATCACGCGTGATCTGGCCGAACATTTTGTGCAGTTCTATGGCGCACCTTCGGTCGAGGCCGCATTGGGCGTTGCGCTAGCTGAAATCGACCACATGTCAGAGTTGTGCGAAGACCATACGGCCAACACGCTGTTGACCGTCGCAAGGGAATTGACCGACACAGGCGTGCACGAAGCTTTTCGGGTCATCACTCCACAGGACGCGGAGCTGGAGGCGCTCGCGGTTCACGGTTCGCTGGACGATTAG
- a CDS encoding flavin reductase family protein: protein MTEKTFTPTPDQSPAFREALGCFGTGVTVITAQSDNGPRAITVNSFASVSLEPPLVLWCLAKESFRFDTFSTCDLYSIHVMAQDQQEQALRFARDGADFSHADWTEDEAGRPHLAQCLARFDCRLHARHDAGDHLIIVGQVEQVMYRTGKGLIFKRGQFGGFVDLI, encoded by the coding sequence ATGACCGAAAAGACCTTTACACCGACCCCGGATCAAAGCCCCGCCTTTCGGGAAGCGCTGGGATGCTTTGGCACCGGCGTCACGGTAATTACCGCGCAATCCGACAACGGTCCGCGTGCCATTACGGTGAATTCATTTGCCTCGGTCTCATTGGAGCCGCCACTGGTCCTGTGGTGTCTGGCCAAGGAATCATTCCGATTCGATACGTTCAGTACCTGTGATCTCTATTCGATCCACGTCATGGCGCAGGATCAGCAGGAACAGGCGTTGCGGTTTGCACGCGATGGGGCGGATTTCTCACATGCGGACTGGACCGAGGATGAGGCCGGGCGCCCGCATCTAGCCCAGTGTCTGGCCCGGTTCGATTGCCGTCTGCATGCCCGTCATGACGCCGGTGATCATCTGATCATCGTGGGTCAGGTGGAACAGGTCATGTATCGCACCGGCAAAGGGCTGATCTTCAAACGCGGGCAGTTCGGCGGTTTTGTCGACCTGATCTAA
- a CDS encoding exonuclease domain-containing protein, whose translation MLTGLSLRLRIFLFFCLLAFGGVAISATALWITYSRAGNPDLLNDFVFAEILIGFGLLALVAGVWLLFDDNVAKPIERLSAQLRARAHAGVSTDLDMQAARYLGDLAPAAAGLAEQLASNAMRTAEAVAAETAHLAAEKQRLTALLTEIPVAMLLASPKHQIVLYDGQAAEVLAQIAHPRLNASLFEYLEATGLTDAYAKMCKTGKDVYCTLSSVDGRQTYSARMKPLGDAPGYMLVFEDSAAQMSPDDARPLVYDFELLNTPGDDAFENRPLSDLCFVVFDTETTGLLPHKDEIVQIGAVRVLNGKIVQGEHLDMLVDPGIPIPPASTKVHKISDRMVQGAPDIAEAGRVFHQFSRDAVIVAHNAPFDMAFLRRQADRMGVEWDHPILDTVLLSAVLFGASDTHTLDALCERLEITIPETLRHTALGDAVATAEALVKMLPILKARGLTTFGEVIMETRKHGRLLEDLN comes from the coding sequence ATGCTGACCGGATTGAGTTTGAGGCTCAGGATTTTTCTGTTCTTCTGCCTCCTGGCTTTTGGAGGGGTTGCGATAAGTGCCACCGCTCTCTGGATCACCTATTCCCGCGCGGGAAATCCTGATCTTTTGAATGATTTCGTCTTTGCTGAAATCCTGATCGGATTTGGATTGCTGGCACTGGTTGCAGGTGTTTGGCTGCTATTTGACGACAACGTCGCCAAACCGATCGAACGGCTTTCCGCCCAGCTGCGTGCCCGTGCTCATGCCGGTGTAAGCACCGACCTGGACATGCAGGCCGCGCGTTATCTGGGCGATCTTGCCCCGGCTGCGGCGGGATTGGCGGAACAACTCGCCTCGAACGCCATGCGCACAGCCGAGGCCGTGGCCGCCGAAACCGCGCATCTGGCCGCAGAAAAACAACGCCTGACCGCCCTGTTGACCGAGATCCCCGTGGCCATGCTGCTGGCCAGTCCGAAGCACCAGATCGTTCTGTACGATGGGCAGGCCGCCGAGGTTCTCGCCCAGATCGCGCATCCTCGTCTGAACGCCTCTCTTTTCGAATATCTCGAAGCCACCGGCCTGACAGACGCTTATGCCAAGATGTGCAAAACCGGAAAGGACGTCTATTGCACCCTGTCCAGCGTGGATGGGCGGCAGACATATTCCGCCCGGATGAAACCTTTGGGGGATGCACCCGGGTATATGCTGGTCTTCGAAGACAGCGCAGCGCAAATGTCACCAGATGATGCCCGCCCGCTGGTCTATGATTTCGAACTTCTCAATACGCCGGGGGATGATGCGTTCGAGAACCGCCCCCTGTCGGATCTGTGCTTCGTGGTCTTCGACACGGAAACAACCGGTTTGCTGCCACACAAGGATGAGATCGTGCAGATCGGCGCAGTACGCGTCCTGAACGGCAAAATCGTTCAGGGTGAGCATCTGGACATGCTGGTTGATCCCGGCATTCCCATTCCACCTGCCTCGACCAAGGTACACAAGATCAGCGATCGCATGGTTCAGGGCGCGCCCGATATTGCCGAAGCCGGGCGCGTATTCCATCAGTTTTCGCGTGACGCGGTGATCGTGGCGCATAACGCCCCGTTCGATATGGCGTTCCTGCGCCGCCAAGCCGATCGGATGGGTGTTGAATGGGATCATCCGATACTCGACACGGTCTTGCTGTCTGCGGTGCTGTTCGGGGCAAGCGACACGCACACACTGGATGCCTTGTGTGAAAGGCTGGAAATCACGATCCCCGAAACGTTGCGCCATACCGCACTTGGCGATGCGGTTGCCACGGCCGAGGCATTGGTCAAGATGCTGCCGATCCTGAAAGCCCGTGGCCTGACGACTTTTGGAGAGGTGATCATGGAAACCCGCAAACATGGTCGTTTGCTGGAAGATCTGAACTGA